From one Candidatus Rhodoluna planktonica genomic stretch:
- a CDS encoding ATP-dependent Clp protease ATP-binding subunit gives MFEKFTDKARRVVVLAQEEAKLLNHNYIGTEHILLGLIHEGEGVAAKALEALGINLDGVREQVQEIIGQGQQAPTGHIPFTPRAKKVLELSLREALQLGHSYIGTEHLLLGLIREGEGVAAQVLTKLGADTNRVRQQVIQLLSGFEGKETVSVGAETAEKQKGSQILDQFGRNLTQAAAEGKLDPVVGREREIERVMQILSRRSKNNPVLIGEPGVGKTAVVEGLAQAIVQGNVPETLKGKQLYTLDMGSLIAGSRYRGDFEERLKKVTKEIRTRGDIITFIDEIHTLVGAGAAEGAIDAASILKPLLARGELQTIGATTLDEYRKHFEKDAALVRRFQSVQVNEPTLPMAINILKGLRDRYEAHHKVSITDGAIVAAAQLSDRYITDRFLPDKAIDLIDEAGARLRLSILSSPPELKEIDEQIAALKREKELAIESQDFEGAAATRDREKTLIAERMKKEKEYRSNNVAKQGIVDEGVIAEVLAQATGIPVFKLTEEESAKLIFMEDELHKRVIGQEEAIKAISRSIRRQRAGLKDPNRPSGSFIFAGPTGVGKTELAKALAEFLFDDEGALISLDMSEYGEKHTVSRLFGAPPGFVGFEEGGQLTEKVRRKPFSVVLFDEIEKAHPDIFNSLLQILEEGRLTDGQGRVVDFKNTIIIMTTNLGTRDIARGAMGFTLEGSSENDYERMKGKVNEELKKSFKPEFLNRVDETIVFPQLSKPELVQIVDLFIKRLAVRLEDRDMTLVISQAAKDRLIEIGFDPALGARPLRRAVQREIEDRMSEKIMHGELRNASDVSVDFVDGEFVFTTKERETASV, from the coding sequence ATGTTTGAGAAATTTACCGACAAAGCTCGTCGAGTTGTTGTGCTGGCTCAAGAAGAAGCCAAACTGCTTAATCACAATTACATCGGCACCGAGCACATTTTGTTGGGTCTTATCCACGAGGGTGAAGGCGTAGCCGCCAAGGCCTTAGAGGCTCTTGGCATCAACCTAGATGGCGTGCGCGAGCAGGTTCAAGAAATTATCGGTCAGGGCCAGCAGGCGCCTACCGGCCACATCCCATTCACTCCGCGCGCTAAAAAGGTTCTCGAACTTTCGCTGCGCGAGGCACTTCAGCTTGGCCACTCTTACATCGGCACCGAACACCTACTTCTCGGTCTAATTCGTGAGGGTGAGGGCGTTGCTGCTCAGGTGCTCACCAAATTGGGTGCCGACACTAACCGAGTTCGCCAGCAGGTCATCCAGTTGCTTTCGGGTTTTGAAGGCAAAGAAACTGTCAGCGTTGGCGCTGAAACTGCCGAAAAGCAAAAAGGTTCACAAATTCTCGACCAGTTTGGTCGAAACCTAACCCAGGCTGCCGCCGAAGGAAAACTTGACCCGGTTGTCGGTCGTGAACGCGAGATCGAACGTGTCATGCAAATTCTTTCGCGCCGCTCAAAGAACAACCCGGTTTTGATTGGTGAGCCAGGCGTTGGTAAGACCGCTGTAGTCGAAGGTCTCGCTCAGGCTATCGTTCAGGGCAATGTTCCAGAAACCCTCAAAGGCAAGCAGCTTTACACCCTAGACATGGGCTCACTTATTGCCGGAAGCCGCTACCGCGGAGATTTCGAAGAGCGTCTCAAGAAAGTAACCAAAGAGATTCGCACCCGCGGCGACATCATCACTTTCATCGATGAAATTCACACCCTGGTTGGTGCTGGTGCCGCTGAAGGTGCAATCGACGCCGCTTCAATTTTGAAGCCGCTGCTTGCTCGCGGTGAACTGCAAACCATTGGTGCCACCACCCTCGACGAGTACCGCAAACACTTCGAAAAAGATGCCGCTCTGGTTCGTCGTTTTCAGTCGGTTCAGGTCAATGAGCCAACCCTGCCAATGGCCATCAACATTTTGAAGGGTCTGCGTGACCGCTACGAGGCGCACCACAAGGTGTCCATCACCGATGGTGCAATCGTTGCTGCCGCCCAGCTTTCAGACCGCTACATCACCGACCGTTTCCTACCAGACAAGGCCATCGACCTTATCGATGAGGCCGGTGCGCGCTTGCGTCTCTCAATTCTTTCTTCACCACCAGAGTTGAAAGAAATCGATGAGCAGATTGCCGCACTAAAGCGCGAAAAAGAACTTGCTATCGAATCGCAAGACTTCGAGGGTGCTGCTGCAACCCGCGATCGTGAAAAAACTCTTATTGCCGAGCGTATGAAAAAAGAGAAAGAATACCGCTCGAACAACGTTGCCAAGCAGGGCATCGTCGACGAAGGTGTTATCGCCGAAGTTTTGGCTCAGGCCACCGGCATCCCTGTTTTCAAACTCACCGAAGAAGAGAGCGCAAAGCTCATCTTCATGGAAGACGAATTGCACAAGCGCGTCATCGGTCAGGAAGAAGCCATCAAGGCCATTTCTCGTTCAATCCGTCGTCAGCGCGCCGGTTTGAAAGACCCAAACCGTCCATCCGGTTCGTTCATTTTTGCCGGCCCAACCGGCGTCGGCAAGACCGAGCTGGCAAAGGCTTTGGCCGAATTCCTCTTCGACGATGAAGGCGCTCTTATCTCGCTAGACATGAGTGAGTACGGCGAGAAGCACACCGTTTCGCGTCTGTTCGGTGCCCCTCCAGGCTTCGTTGGTTTCGAAGAGGGCGGCCAGCTAACCGAGAAGGTTCGCCGCAAGCCGTTCAGCGTTGTGCTTTTCGATGAGATCGAAAAAGCCCACCCAGACATCTTCAACTCGTTGTTGCAGATCCTTGAAGAAGGTCGCCTCACCGATGGTCAGGGTCGCGTGGTTGACTTCAAGAACACCATCATCATCATGACCACCAACCTCGGAACTCGCGACATTGCTCGCGGCGCCATGGGCTTCACTCTCGAAGGTTCATCCGAGAACGACTACGAGCGCATGAAGGGCAAGGTCAACGAAGAGCTCAAGAAGAGTTTCAAGCCAGAGTTCTTAAACCGCGTCGATGAGACCATCGTGTTCCCACAGCTAAGCAAGCCAGAGTTGGTGCAGATTGTCGACTTGTTCATCAAGCGTCTAGCTGTGCGTCTCGAAGACCGCGACATGACCTTGGTTATTTCGCAGGCTGCCAAAGACCGTCTAATCGAAATTGGCTTCGATCCAGCACTGGGCGCCCGACCACTGCGTCGCGCTGTGCAGCGTGAAATCGAAGACCGCATGTCTGAAAAGATCATGCACGGCGAATTGCGTAACGCATCAGATGTTTCGGTCGACTTTGTCGATGGCGAGTTTGTCTTCACCACTAAAGAGCGCGAAACCGCTAGCGTTTAG
- a CDS encoding amino-acid N-acetyltransferase, whose protein sequence is MTHTSITVRPATTADVRSIHAMRQPLEGSRVLLGHELVQLYESVPEFLVAEDENGFVVGAGALHVMWEDLAEVRSMVVAEHLRGHGIGKAILDALVQRAADMGIKRIFCLTFEVEFFARAGFEPISDVPVDAETYAEMVRSNDDGVAEFLDLARVKQNTLGNTRMLRVV, encoded by the coding sequence ATGACTCACACCAGCATCACAGTTAGGCCAGCAACAACCGCCGACGTTCGATCGATTCACGCTATGCGTCAGCCGCTCGAAGGTTCGCGAGTTTTGTTGGGCCACGAACTGGTTCAACTCTACGAATCGGTGCCCGAATTTTTGGTTGCCGAAGACGAAAACGGTTTTGTGGTTGGTGCTGGTGCTTTGCATGTCATGTGGGAAGACCTTGCCGAAGTTCGCTCAATGGTTGTTGCCGAGCATTTGCGTGGCCACGGCATAGGTAAAGCAATTCTCGATGCCCTGGTGCAGCGCGCGGCCGACATGGGAATCAAGCGAATCTTTTGCCTAACTTTCGAGGTTGAATTTTTTGCGAGAGCCGGGTTTGAGCCAATTTCAGACGTGCCAGTCGATGCCGAAACCTATGCTGAAATGGTGCGTTCAAACGACGACGGTGTAGCCGAGTTCCTAGACTTGGCGCGCGTAAAGCAAAACACTTTGGGCAACACTCGCATGCTTCGCGTGGTCTAG
- the radA gene encoding DNA repair protein RadA, with product MAVAKSNFVCSECGWQTAKWVGRCGECQAWDTMTETAAGARGLGAAKQVRAVAIVGSNAAKPITDVSTERVTAWSTKVAEFDRVLGGGIVPGAVVLLSGEPGVGKSTLLLEVAANTAKAGKRVLYVSGEESVGQIKLRAERTNALSDNLYLASETDLSTVLGQIDAVSPDLLVVDSVQTIAAAEIDGAAGMPSQIREVAANLIRIAKENSMPVILVGHVTKDGNIAGPRALEHLVDVVCHFEGDRQTSLRFVRSMKNRFGPTDEVGCFEMTGEGIVEVPDPSGLFLSRSETPISGTCVTVTVEGKRALIAEVQALVVKSSSPQPRRVTNGVDSSRVAMLLAVLERRAGLRVGELDVYVSTVGGVKLTEPAADLAIAIAIASAVQDKPIAHNLVAFGEISLAGEIRKVTNDKARTNEASRLGFTRSVDTKVGDLRAALALALNW from the coding sequence ATGGCCGTAGCAAAAAGCAATTTCGTATGCAGTGAATGTGGCTGGCAAACCGCCAAATGGGTGGGCCGCTGTGGCGAATGCCAAGCCTGGGACACCATGACCGAAACCGCAGCCGGTGCCCGTGGCCTGGGCGCCGCCAAGCAGGTGCGCGCTGTTGCCATCGTTGGCTCAAATGCGGCAAAACCCATCACCGATGTCTCAACCGAACGAGTAACCGCTTGGTCAACTAAAGTTGCCGAGTTCGATCGAGTGCTAGGCGGCGGAATTGTGCCCGGAGCAGTAGTTTTACTCTCTGGCGAACCCGGTGTCGGTAAATCGACGCTGCTGCTCGAGGTGGCGGCAAACACCGCCAAGGCCGGCAAACGAGTTTTGTATGTCAGCGGAGAAGAATCGGTTGGCCAAATCAAGCTGCGAGCCGAACGCACAAATGCACTAAGCGACAACCTCTACCTAGCTAGCGAAACCGACCTGTCAACGGTGCTCGGGCAAATTGATGCTGTGTCTCCTGATCTGCTCGTGGTTGACTCAGTGCAGACTATTGCAGCCGCCGAAATAGATGGCGCAGCCGGCATGCCTTCGCAAATTCGCGAAGTTGCCGCAAACCTAATTCGGATTGCCAAAGAAAATTCGATGCCGGTTATTTTGGTAGGCCACGTCACCAAAGATGGCAACATTGCTGGGCCACGTGCACTCGAACATCTGGTTGATGTTGTCTGCCACTTCGAAGGCGACCGACAAACAAGTTTGCGGTTTGTGCGCAGCATGAAAAACCGTTTTGGCCCAACCGATGAAGTGGGCTGTTTTGAAATGACCGGCGAGGGCATCGTCGAGGTGCCAGACCCATCCGGGTTATTTTTGTCTCGCAGTGAAACCCCAATTTCAGGCACTTGCGTAACCGTAACGGTTGAGGGCAAGCGAGCACTTATTGCCGAGGTTCAAGCCCTTGTGGTCAAGTCGTCAAGTCCGCAACCGCGAAGGGTCACCAATGGTGTCGATTCATCTCGAGTCGCAATGCTGCTGGCAGTTTTAGAGCGCCGAGCCGGGCTGCGTGTTGGCGAACTAGATGTTTACGTTTCAACGGTTGGTGGGGTAAAACTTACCGAACCGGCAGCCGATCTAGCTATCGCCATCGCAATCGCGTCGGCCGTGCAAGATAAGCCAATCGCTCACAACCTGGTGGCCTTCGGTGAAATCTCACTGGCTGGCGAAATTCGCAAAGTCACCAACGACAAGGCCCGCACCAACGAGGCTTCGCGATTGGGTTTCACCAGGTCAGTAGACACTAAGGTCGGCGACCTCAGGGCAGCCTTGGCACTAGCCCTCAACTGGTAG
- the proC gene encoding pyrroline-5-carboxylate reductase, translating to MKINRIAIIGSGSMGGAILAGLLSSGFSAEHVSVTTKSEASAQKQREQLGVKAFALETSDQANRQAVEGADVVLVGVKPAYVSAVLTEIADALNPDALVISVAAGITNATMQSVLPESVAVIRSMPNTPAIVGRAVTGIAPGDRASQEQLAIAIELFETVGKVLVLDESKIDELSTISGSGPAYVFYLIEQLTQAAIQKGFSEAEAALLVNDTFLGAAELLVASKKSPAELRRQVTSPNGTTERAIARMQQTDLAEMFIEATDAALARAKELAAN from the coding sequence GTGAAAATCAATCGCATCGCAATTATCGGTTCCGGTTCTATGGGTGGCGCCATCCTCGCCGGATTGCTGTCATCCGGCTTTAGTGCAGAACACGTTTCAGTCACCACCAAGTCTGAAGCCAGCGCTCAAAAGCAACGCGAGCAGCTGGGGGTAAAAGCCTTTGCCCTCGAGACTTCAGATCAGGCGAACCGCCAGGCCGTTGAGGGCGCGGATGTGGTTTTAGTCGGCGTAAAGCCAGCCTATGTCTCGGCCGTACTAACTGAAATTGCCGATGCGCTGAACCCAGATGCTCTGGTCATCAGCGTTGCTGCCGGAATTACAAATGCAACGATGCAATCGGTGCTGCCGGAGTCGGTTGCGGTTATTCGTTCAATGCCAAATACTCCGGCGATTGTCGGTCGGGCTGTAACCGGAATCGCCCCAGGTGATCGGGCCAGCCAAGAGCAGCTAGCCATCGCCATTGAACTTTTTGAAACTGTTGGAAAAGTTTTGGTTCTCGACGAAAGCAAAATCGATGAGCTCAGCACAATTTCTGGTTCGGGTCCGGCATATGTTTTCTACTTGATTGAGCAGCTCACGCAAGCGGCCATTCAAAAGGGATTCAGCGAGGCTGAGGCGGCGCTTTTGGTGAACGACACATTTTTAGGTGCCGCTGAACTTCTGGTCGCTTCGAAAAAATCTCCGGCCGAACTGCGTCGTCAGGTCACTAGCCCCAATGGCACAACCGAACGAGCTATTGCTCGAATGCAGCAGACTGATTTGGCCGAGATGTTCATTGAGGCAACGGATGCCGCATTGGCGCGAGCCAAAGAATTAGCTGCTAACTAA
- a CDS encoding TetR/AcrR family transcriptional regulator — translation MSFRTKHFPQPKQDRAKDTVDLVIKEADKAIKAGGEAAVRIQEISKAAKVSIGSIYHHFGDRDGLIRATYVHNFSTAVREDINRVKAFHEQDAHDPRNCIALRRNAQFFDRTLQSFAS, via the coding sequence ATGAGTTTTCGAACCAAGCATTTCCCCCAGCCAAAGCAGGACCGCGCCAAAGACACTGTCGATCTAGTTATCAAAGAAGCTGACAAGGCCATCAAGGCCGGCGGTGAGGCTGCAGTTCGCATCCAAGAAATTTCAAAAGCTGCCAAAGTTTCGATCGGTTCGATTTATCACCACTTTGGTGATCGAGATGGCCTAATCCGCGCGACCTATGTTCACAATTTTTCGACCGCGGTTCGCGAAGACATTAATCGTGTCAAGGCGTTTCATGAGCAAGATGCACACGACCCAAGAAATTGCATCGCACTACGACGAAATGCTCAGTTTTTTGACCGCACACTTCAATCGTTTGCCAGCTAG
- a CDS encoding arsenate reductase ArsC, giving the protein MSDKKASVLFVCVHNAGRSQMAAGYLQHLAGDRIEVRSAGSEPGNAVNPAAVAAMLEEGIDISAAQPKVLTTEAVQASDYVITMGCGDACPFFPGKTYLDWKLDDPAGQGVEAVRPIRDEIRGLIENLIAEIDAKG; this is encoded by the coding sequence ATGTCAGACAAAAAAGCTTCGGTATTGTTCGTTTGCGTGCACAACGCAGGTCGCTCACAGATGGCCGCCGGATACCTTCAGCACTTAGCCGGCGACCGAATCGAAGTTCGTTCTGCAGGCAGCGAGCCAGGCAATGCGGTGAATCCTGCAGCGGTCGCAGCTATGCTCGAAGAGGGTATTGACATTAGCGCAGCGCAACCAAAGGTGCTCACCACCGAAGCAGTTCAGGCAAGCGACTATGTAATCACCATGGGATGTGGCGATGCCTGCCCATTCTTCCCGGGCAAGACTTACCTAGATTGGAAACTCGATGACCCTGCGGGTCAGGGTGTTGAGGCTGTTCGCCCAATTCGCGATGAAATTCGTGGCCTTATTGAAAATCTAATCGCCGAAATCGACGCCAAAGGCTAA
- a CDS encoding aquaporin: MKADLAKRVNVLTKTGRALAAEFLGTLTLVATVIGSGIMGQLLSNGNSAIALLLNTAATTMVLYLLIANLGPISGAHFNPVVSLIFVMRRKIEIGTGLLYSVAQILGAILGAALANLMFGLSAISIAQNNRFGANLWLAEIVATAGLILTILLTLKFNQDSIALNVAAWIGGAYLFTSSTSFANPAVTVGRMFSNSFAGIEPASVGPFILAQFFGALVGLLIFKFVLTKNSVKARKG; encoded by the coding sequence TTGAAGGCAGATTTAGCGAAACGAGTAAATGTGCTTACGAAAACCGGCAGAGCCCTGGCCGCAGAATTTTTAGGCACCCTAACTTTGGTGGCTACCGTGATCGGTTCTGGAATTATGGGTCAGCTGCTTAGCAACGGCAATTCGGCCATTGCGCTACTGCTTAACACCGCAGCGACCACCATGGTGCTCTATTTACTAATTGCCAATTTGGGGCCAATTTCCGGCGCTCATTTCAATCCGGTCGTTTCTTTGATTTTCGTTATGCGTCGAAAAATTGAAATCGGTACCGGTTTGCTTTATTCAGTGGCACAAATCTTGGGGGCAATTCTGGGCGCTGCCCTAGCAAATCTAATGTTTGGTTTATCCGCAATTTCTATCGCGCAAAACAATCGCTTTGGTGCCAACCTTTGGTTGGCTGAAATCGTCGCAACCGCTGGCCTAATTTTGACAATTTTACTTACTCTCAAGTTCAATCAGGATTCGATTGCCCTGAACGTAGCAGCGTGGATTGGTGGCGCCTACCTTTTCACCTCATCAACCTCGTTTGCGAATCCGGCAGTGACGGTGGGCCGAATGTTTTCAAATTCGTTTGCCGGGATTGAACCTGCCTCAGTCGGACCATTCATTCTCGCCCAATTTTTCGGAGCGCTGGTTGGTTTGTTGATTTTTAAGTTTGTGCTCACCAAAAACTCAGTCAAAGCCAGAAAGGGCTAA
- a CDS encoding ArsR/SmtB family transcription factor yields the protein MNATKALVLNKKSEVCAIASSPSVISKSDAIATANLLKAVADPVRIRLISMLVDSPEGELCVCNLVEPLELSQPTVSHHLKILAEAGLVSREKRGTWAWYSLDRERFAQLSKVFN from the coding sequence ATGAATGCTACGAAAGCGCTGGTGCTAAACAAGAAGAGCGAAGTTTGCGCAATTGCGTCAAGCCCTTCGGTAATCTCAAAAAGCGATGCTATCGCGACAGCCAATCTACTGAAGGCGGTTGCTGATCCGGTGCGCATCAGGCTAATCAGCATGCTGGTCGATAGCCCCGAAGGGGAACTTTGCGTCTGCAATCTAGTCGAACCCCTTGAGCTTTCCCAGCCGACCGTAAGTCACCACTTGAAGATACTTGCCGAAGCCGGATTGGTATCGCGTGAAAAACGGGGCACCTGGGCTTGGTATTCACTGGATCGGGAACGGTTTGCCCAATTATCAAAGGTGTTCAATTGA
- a CDS encoding 30S ribosomal protein bS22 — protein sequence MGSVIKKRRKRMSKKKHRKLLRKTRHQRRNKK from the coding sequence GTGGGTTCAGTAATCAAGAAGCGCCGCAAGCGTATGTCTAAAAAGAAGCACCGCAAGTTGCTTCGTAAGACTCGCCACCAGCGTCGCAATAAGAAGTAA
- a CDS encoding HAD family hydrolase, whose product MPKTPAKATQTPVASSPKQVKKVAVAAAKQGLPSKKEKTEAAFFDVDNTLLRGSSSFLFGRAAYDKGFFKRRDLWRFAWHQFRFIWRGESAKTLTQIKDRALGLVAGHKVEELGALTELVFDEYITPKLWPETVRLAKEHVQAGREVWIVTASPQEIADIMAKRLGLTGGLGTNVARKNGILTGKLEGKALHGKAKARAVRQLAKERNISLKKSFAYSDSCNDLPMLTLVGNPVAVNPDKTLLVHARAAGWKILDFKKRELRANR is encoded by the coding sequence GTGCCGAAGACCCCCGCCAAAGCAACCCAAACCCCGGTTGCCTCTTCACCCAAGCAGGTGAAGAAAGTAGCTGTTGCCGCAGCTAAGCAGGGTCTGCCGTCTAAAAAAGAAAAAACTGAAGCCGCTTTTTTCGATGTCGACAACACTTTGCTGCGCGGTAGCAGCAGTTTCTTATTTGGTCGAGCGGCTTATGACAAAGGTTTTTTCAAGCGCCGAGATCTCTGGCGATTTGCTTGGCACCAATTTCGCTTCATCTGGCGCGGCGAGTCTGCCAAAACCCTGACCCAGATTAAAGACCGTGCTCTCGGTTTGGTTGCCGGACACAAGGTTGAAGAGTTGGGTGCATTAACCGAACTTGTTTTTGACGAATACATCACCCCCAAACTGTGGCCAGAAACCGTTCGGCTAGCCAAAGAACATGTTCAGGCTGGACGTGAGGTTTGGATTGTTACCGCAAGCCCGCAAGAAATTGCAGACATCATGGCAAAACGGCTCGGCCTGACAGGTGGTCTAGGAACCAACGTGGCCCGCAAGAATGGAATTTTGACCGGCAAACTAGAGGGCAAGGCCCTACACGGCAAGGCCAAAGCTCGTGCTGTTCGCCAACTGGCCAAAGAGCGAAACATCAGCTTGAAAAAATCTTTTGCGTACAGCGACAGCTGCAACGACTTGCCGATGCTAACCCTGGTTGGAAACCCGGTTGCGGTAAACCCAGACAAGACTCTGCTGGTGCACGCTCGCGCCGCCGGCTGGAAAATTTTGGATTTCAAAAAGCGCGAACTGCGCGCGAATCGCTGA
- a CDS encoding glutaredoxin family protein — protein sequence MNIELMLIGKPGCHLCDDARVVIDQVISQFRQENPAAEISYVEQNILEDEELLRIHHDEIPVLKINGLVHNFWKIDPERFRAALEKLVS from the coding sequence GTGAACATTGAACTAATGCTGATTGGCAAGCCCGGGTGTCATCTTTGCGACGATGCTCGCGTAGTGATTGATCAGGTAATAAGTCAATTCCGCCAAGAAAATCCGGCCGCTGAAATAAGTTACGTCGAGCAAAACATTCTCGAGGATGAAGAACTGCTTCGCATTCACCACGACGAAATTCCGGTGCTCAAAATAAACGGTTTGGTGCACAATTTTTGGAAAATTGACCCAGAGCGGTTTCGAGCAGCACTAGAAAAGTTGGTGAGTTAG
- the aspS gene encoding aspartate--tRNA(Asn) ligase: protein MRERTLVKDLAARADGPVVLGGWVEKLRDQKRIQFVILRDESGDVQVTYPRPVIDEQPDENDALAAKISTLTSGSFVWVTGRLVHDERVKLGGLEIQLEDLEIVTLADPISPIAEDTSIDKRLDWRFLDLRRTEMNLVFQIQTTIEAAWREYWVENGFVEIHSPKLMASPSESNAELFKLEYFEGNAYLAQSPQFYKQMAMMSGLGRIFEIGPVFRADPSFTSRHATEFVSVDIEVSWIDSHEDIMAIQEQLLHRAISAVKEKHGDEILKHFGVEVQVPSIPFPRISLNDAVEIIKQRGHSVERAGDLDPEGERQIAAHVAEEFGHEFVFVTDYPATVRPFYHMRHEDNPALTKSYDLIWRGTEITTGAQREHRLDVLIEQVKQKGLEPEGLQTYLDFFKYGAPAHGGFGMGLLRVLMLLLHQPNIREVGFLFRGPNRLEP, encoded by the coding sequence ATGCGCGAGCGCACACTTGTCAAAGACCTTGCGGCACGTGCCGATGGTCCAGTTGTTTTGGGTGGCTGGGTTGAGAAACTTCGCGATCAGAAGCGCATCCAGTTTGTGATTTTGCGCGACGAATCAGGCGATGTTCAGGTCACCTACCCGCGACCAGTTATCGACGAACAGCCGGATGAGAATGACGCGCTCGCTGCCAAGATTTCTACCTTGACCAGCGGATCGTTTGTCTGGGTTACCGGACGCCTGGTTCACGATGAGCGCGTCAAACTGGGCGGTCTTGAAATCCAACTTGAAGACCTCGAGATTGTTACTCTCGCTGACCCAATCAGCCCAATCGCTGAAGACACCTCAATCGATAAGCGACTCGACTGGCGCTTCTTAGATCTCCGTCGCACCGAGATGAACTTGGTTTTCCAAATTCAAACCACCATTGAAGCTGCCTGGCGCGAATACTGGGTTGAAAACGGGTTTGTCGAAATTCACTCGCCGAAGCTGATGGCTTCACCTTCTGAATCAAACGCCGAACTTTTCAAGCTCGAGTACTTTGAGGGCAATGCCTACTTGGCACAATCTCCTCAGTTCTATAAGCAAATGGCAATGATGTCGGGCTTGGGCCGAATTTTTGAAATCGGCCCAGTGTTTAGAGCTGACCCATCATTTACCTCGCGTCACGCCACCGAATTCGTCTCGGTAGACATCGAAGTCTCATGGATTGACTCACATGAAGACATCATGGCGATTCAGGAGCAACTGCTTCACCGAGCCATCAGCGCGGTCAAAGAAAAGCACGGCGACGAGATTCTTAAGCACTTCGGTGTTGAGGTTCAGGTTCCGAGCATTCCGTTCCCAAGAATTTCGCTGAACGATGCCGTCGAAATCATCAAGCAGCGCGGCCACAGCGTTGAGCGAGCCGGTGACCTAGACCCAGAGGGCGAGCGTCAGATTGCGGCTCACGTGGCCGAAGAATTTGGTCACGAGTTTGTTTTCGTGACCGACTATCCGGCAACTGTTCGCCCGTTCTATCACATGCGTCACGAAGACAATCCGGCACTGACCAAGAGCTACGACCTAATTTGGCGCGGGACCGAAATCACCACCGGTGCGCAGCGTGAACACCGTCTAGATGTTTTGATCGAGCAGGTAAAGCAAAAAGGTCTAGAGCCAGAGGGTCTGCAGACCTACCTTGACTTCTTCAAGTACGGAGCCCCGGCCCACGGTGGTTTCGGCATGGGTCTACTGCGTGTTTTGATGTTGCTGTTGCACCAGCCAAACATTCGCGAAGTCGGCTTCCTGTTCCGCGGGCCAAACCGTCTAGAGCCTTAA
- a CDS encoding histidine phosphatase family protein, translated as MPAHRIHLIRHGEVHNPNGVLYGRLPNFRLSELGQSMAHSAAVNLKNQQRKISALYVSPLQRTQESAAPVASLFGLKPILDDRLLEPTNVFEGRPLSAKYLATRPHLWLHLRDPKTPSWGEPYEQISKRMLEVIHEAWEQTESGDVVLVSHQLPIEIVKRTLSGRPLQHNPKQRRVDLSSITSIERVGNSFAEVDYQRPADLARAIDRGAV; from the coding sequence ATGCCCGCCCACCGTATCCACCTAATTCGCCATGGCGAAGTGCACAATCCAAACGGTGTGCTTTACGGTCGGCTACCAAATTTTCGACTCAGTGAATTGGGTCAGTCGATGGCCCACAGCGCCGCGGTCAATTTAAAGAATCAGCAGCGAAAAATTTCGGCTCTCTACGTAAGCCCCTTGCAGCGCACTCAAGAATCAGCGGCCCCGGTGGCCTCACTTTTTGGCCTAAAACCCATCCTTGACGATCGCTTGCTCGAACCCACCAATGTCTTTGAGGGTCGGCCGCTGAGCGCCAAATACTTGGCTACTCGGCCGCATCTGTGGTTGCACCTGCGCGACCCAAAAACGCCCAGTTGGGGTGAGCCCTACGAGCAAATTTCAAAGCGGATGCTCGAGGTTATCCACGAGGCATGGGAGCAAACCGAGAGCGGCGATGTGGTTTTGGTTTCTCACCAGCTGCCTATTGAAATCGTGAAGCGAACTCTCTCTGGTCGCCCGCTGCAGCACAATCCGAAACAGCGCCGGGTCGATCTGAGCAGCATCACTTCAATCGAACGGGTCGGAAATTCTTTTGCCGAAGTCGATTACCAGCGTCCTGCCGACCTGGCCCGAGCCATTGATCGGGGAGCGGTTTAG